The Candidatus Aenigmatarchaeota archaeon DNA window GGCAGTTAGTGCCGATAAGCCAGGAGAGTTGGCACCTATTGGCGATTATGCCCTCGTCGGCTTTGGCTCAGGGATTTATGCGGGGCGGCACGGCAAAGGGCTTTTTAAGTTCGTAGAAAATCTCCCAAAGCTCAAGGGAAAGCGCGCCTTTATATTTTCAACAAGCACTTGGGGCGAAAGCTCTATCGAGAAGCACCACGGCGCGCTGAGGAAAAAGCTGGAAGAAAAGGGCTTTCGAATTGTGGGTGAGTTTGCATGCAAGGGCTTTAACCATTGGGGGCCCTTTAAGCTGATTGGCGGCATGAATAAGGGCCACCCTGACGAAAAAGACCTGGCAGCAGCAGGCGAGTTTGCCGAAGGGCTGGCGACAAAGCTTTCAAAAAAGCGGCTTTAGAGTTAAGCGGCTTGTATAGCAGTCACGCTTAGCAAAGATTGAATAACTGAAAAATGAATCAAAAACAGCTTATGGCAAAGCTCCAGTGCACCTCCAGTTGATTTCCGCGCTTTTGTTTTCAGTGAATATCACGCAGGCGGGGTTGCAGCCTTCAATTGGCTCGTATGGCTCAAGGTCAATCCACCAGGTTCCGGTCACAGAATTGCAGAAGTGCCTGTCTGTCAGAGTTCCCTTTTCAGAGCATTCGCTGCCCTGTGCGATTTCCAGGGCTTCTTTTAATGCCATCTGGCTTTCTGTGGTGTTCGTGGGGCAGGCCTGAGTTTCTATAAGCTCGTCTTCAAAGGAGGGCATCTCGCTTGCAGGATTTATTGACCAGTTGCCAAGCTCTACCTCAATCCTTTCCTGGTTGTCGTTTCTTTCAAGCTTTATCAGGAAACACCCTTCGCAGTTGTAAGGTTCCACTTGGGTCACGGTTACTCCGAAGCTGTAAGGGGCAACTGCAATCTTTGCGGCTTTTTTCTGGCCTTCATCAAGCTCCCAAGCCCTTATGCATGCGCCAACTTCAGAGTCCCAAGAGTATCCCGCAGGTGTCAGGCAGCCATACTCATCCCTTTGCCCGCCGATTATTTCCGGCTCGCAGTATCCGAGGGCGTCAGCTATTCCTTCCGGCATCTTGCAGGAGTATCCTGCAGGGCAGGTAAATCCGGCAATTCCGCCGCACTCGCAGAGGGCTTCACACATCATTGGGCAGGCAATACCCTCTTTTCCCTGGTTGTCAATTGCGCACCTGCTTCCGCACTCATTCCAGTTTCCGCCCGCTTCAATGCAGGCAGCTTTCAACGGGTCCTCAATTTCCTCCACAAATACCTGTCCATCAGGAGTCCTGCATTGCCGAGGGTAGCTTTCCAGTACGGGGTATCCGGCAGCAACACATTCCTCGAAGCTGGATATTCCCGGGCTGGAAAGGCCAACACACTGGCTTCCATTAAAGCACTTTCCCTCTCCGCAGTCGCAAACCTTTACTTCTTTGCTGTTTTCAGGTGAGCAGCCGCAGGCGCCTATGAGGCAGGTATTTGGAAAGTCGCTTGCCGACTTGCAGCACATCTGAGTCGCTACGGTTCCTCCCGAAGAGAGGCATCCCTGCTCAGGGCTTTCGGTTTCAGTTGGAGTTGTGCATCCGCTTATCGCCACTATGAAAATCATTATGCCTACTAAAACAGTGGCTTTAGCATCCATTAACTATCTTGTTTTTGCTAGATATATGCTTTAGCTTTTGTATTCCTGATGGATTTTCGGAGAGCTTGGCACTGTGCGTATTTATATGAGCTTCTAATGATTATGCGGGTGGTGATAATTGGCGGAGGGACCGCAGGCACCGAGACCGCATTTCAGCTAAGAAAGAAGGATAAGGAATGCGAGATACTTGTGCTTGAGGGTGGCAAAAACACACTTTACTCTCCATGTTCGCTGCCATATGTGATTTCGGGCGAAATTTCCCATTTTGATAGCGCATTTGTGTTTGAAGAGAGAGATTACAAAACAAATGGCATTATTCTTATTCTCGGCGCAAAAGTCGAGAAAATCGACCGAAAATCCAAAAAGGCAATTTACCGTTTCGGAAGCGAAATGAAGGAAATTTTCTACGACCTGCTTGTGATAGCTACAGGGAGCATTTCAAGAGTGCCTCAGATAAACGGTCTTTCCGGACTTAAATACCATACGCTTAAGACGGTGGAAGACGCCCAAGGCATTAAGTCCGAGATTTTGCCAGGCAAAAAAGCCCTGATAATCGGGGCGGGCTATGTGGGGACGGAACTTGCATATGCCCTGAATGAAGCAGGGGTTAACGTGAGCCTTGCAGAGGCCGGAGAGCGGGTTCTTGCCAACTCTTTTGACCGGCAGATTGGGCGGAAAGTGGAGGAGAAGCTTAGGGAAAGGGGCATTACTGTTCTTACGGGATGTGCGATTGGAGAAATTTCAGAGGGAAAGGCCGTTGCCGGAGACAAGACTATAGATTTCGACTTCCTGGTTGTTTCGGGGGGTGCTTGCGCAAACATAACACTTGCAAGGGAATGCGGGCTTGAAGTTGGAAGCGGCATAAAAGTAAATGAGAATATGCAGACAACCGATGAAAATATTTTTGCCTGTGGAGACTGCGTGGAGTGCAAAAGCTTTGTGACTGGAAAGCAAATAATGAGCCAGCTCGGAAGCACTGCTGTGAGGCAGGCGGCAGCTGTCGCGGAAAACCTGCTGGGCGGCGATGAACGTTTTGGCAGCGTGCTCAATGCCAGTGTTTCGAAGTTGGGGGAGCTTGCTCTTGGCTCGACGGGCTTGACAGAGGGCCGGGCAAAAGCGGAAGGCATAAGGGCGGTTTCTGCAACTTTTGGGGGCTCATCAAGGGCAGAGTATTATCCAGGAGGAAAACCCATTACAATAACTCTGGTGGCGGATGCTGAAGGCAAACTTATCGGCGCGCAAGTTGCAGGCTGCGAGGAGGTGTTGGGAAGAATTAATCAGCTTTCGCTTGCTATTTCTCAAAAGATAGGCCTAAAAGAGCTTTCCCGGTCAGAATTTGCCTATAATCCCTGCCTTTCTCCTATCCATGACCCTGTCGAAGTCTGTGCCCAACTTTGCGAGAAGAAAAGGCAGATTCTGCCTGAAAAATGAAAGAAAATTTTTGAAAGGAGCTTGCGCCATTTCCGCAGAAATGAGTGCCCAAATCTTCTGCGAAGCTTCCAGCTTGAACCTCACTTTCTGAAATTGAAGTTTATGGGCGGGGTGAGACCTGTGTTCTTCGCTGTCGCTCGAACAAGGCCTAAAACTGCTTTGTAGTTTCAGGTTTGAGAGGTTATTCCAAAACACAATTTAAAAATTATGGACGAGGTGGGATTTGAAGTCGTGGAAGCCTTTCATCCTAGCCAAAATTCAAAGTAGAATCCTGCGAAGCAGGAAACTGCTTTCTTTTGGTCCTGGAGCTTTTCTTTTGCAAAGAAAAGCTTCACCCACGGCCTCCCCCATGCCAAGGGGGTATTCTACCGGGCTGAACTACTCGCCCATAACATAGATAAAATAAAGCTAATATGTGAGTTATTTTTAGCCCAATTATCCTTTTTCGGTGTGCTCCTCTTTGTGTGGCAGGTGGTTTAAATCCCCCTCGCTTTCCGGCTCTTTAAGGTACTCCTGGCGGTACATCCTGAACATCAAAAGGATGTATGAAAGAAGCAGCGGCCCGATTACGACGCCCATGAGACCGAATACCGGAATTCCAGCAAGGACGCCTATAAGGGAAACCACTGGGTGGATATTGCCCATCTGCTGCTGAAGAGGCGGCCTGATTACGCTGTCGGAAATGGTCATTACGATTCCAACTATAAAGAATACCCCCGCCACCAGGTAATCTCCCTGAAGGGCTTTTATTATCAAAACCGGAAGCCATATCAGGTGGGGACCAAGAAGGGGAAGGAATGAGAATATCGCCCCCAAAAATCCCCAGAAGAGGGCGCCTGGAAGACCGAAGTACCAGAAACAAAGCCAGATTAGGGCGCCCTGGAAGATTGCAATTATTCCTGAGACTACAATGGTTGTGTTGGTCACTTTTTCAAATTCCACTATCAGCTCGTTTGTGTGGCGCTTGTTGAATGGGCTTAATGAATAAAATTTTCTTCTGAAGCTGTCTTCTGAAGTAAGAAGGTAATAGAGAAGGAAATACATCAGGGTGATGTTTATTACTATGTTTGCCATACTGTTTGCGGTCTTGAAGATTATTCCGCCCAGGGCCGACTTTATATTTTTGACTTCCTGGCGAAGGTTGTCCTCAATTTCAAGGTCTGGGGCCAGGGTATCTATGGTTGTAATGGCTTCCCCAACAAAACCGCTGTTTGAGAGAACCTGATTTATCTGGGAATATGCGGTGCTGACCAAAAAAATGGAGGGAAGCAGCACTACGGCAAGCGAAAGGATTATGACAATTATCCCGGCAATCACCTGGGGCAAACGATGCTTTCCGCTGATCCGCCTGTAGACCGGGCGAAATATAACATACATTATAAGCGCGCCAAAAACGCCGGCCATATAAGGAAGCATGGCATAGATAAGGATGCCAATAAGGGAGACGATAAGTACTGAAGCAAGAGTTCGCTTGAGGCGAATTTCTTCATCCATAATGAGTATAATTTAGGTTACTTAAAGTATGGTTTCCTGCTATGAAAGGATTGATTTTGATGCCGAAAAGGCCCGGCTTGGGCTTGGTTCCATAGTGCCAGACTGGCATCTTAAGGGCTTGACCCCTATTGGAGGTGAATGGATTATCCTTTCAGATACCCTCGCCCTCAGAGAGTTTATGCCTCCGGAACAGTCGCAGTTGTGGGGGGTTTCGTACTATGGCGTTATATTGGACGGACCTACTGAATCGCATTTTGACATTGGCGGCCAAACTGATTATGTCCATGTTAAAAATGGCCTTGGGAGGATAAAAATGTCTCCTCTTGAAGACCCGTGGAACCTCCAAACCCTGTGGCTCTACCCCGGAAAAGCACTAAAACTGCCTGAAGATACGATCAGAACGTACAGGCCTTACCAAAATTCACTGGTGCTGGAGATACTTACCTGCCCCGCATTCGAAGCGGATAGGGAGGTAGGGCTATCTTACTTTCCAAGAGGGCTAAATGCTTCTTTTTAAAGTTAAGTGCGAGTTAATAAAATGGGAGCACCACATGGACCGAGGAGGGGTTCGACGCAATTTTGGCCAAGAGTAAGAGCCAGAAGGATTTACCCCCGAATTTCAACCTGGTCCGGGTCCGGCCTTCAGGGCTTTGCCGCCTACAAGGTAGGAATGGTGCAGTATTCGGCCAATGAAACCCGAAAGAACGTAAATTATGGAAAAGACATCGTAAAGCCGGCAACGGTTCTTGAGATACCACCGGTTTACCCAATTGCAATTACATTCTACCGAAAAGGCGTCAGGGGCAAGCGAAAGGTAGGCACCCTTTTTGATGTCAAAGCCCTTCCAAAGGAGCTTAAAAAGGACCTTAAGAGGCAATTTAGCTACAAGAAGGAAGATGGCGGGAAAGTGCCCGAATCTTATGATGAAATCCGGCTACAGGTCTCGATGTTTCCAAGGAAAATTGGGCTCAAGAAAACTCCGGAAATATTTGAGGTTGGAACAGATTTTGATTTGGAAAAAGCAAAAGCAGCGCTTGGTAAGGAGCTTAAGATTGGCGAGGCCTTTGCGGAAGGCGACTTTATAAATGTTACTGCAATAACTACCGGAAAGGGGACTGCCGGCCCTGTTAAGAGGTTTGGGGTAAAGAGAAGAAACCACCACTCCAAGAAGGGCCGAAGGAGGATTGGTACTATGGGTCCGACAACACCCAGGAAGGTTCTGAGAACGGTTCCCCGGGCAGGACAGCTTGGATTTGGAAAGAGGACCGAGATAAACAAGCTTATTTTGAAAATTTCAGATAAGCCCGAGGAAGTCAATCCCATGGCGGGCTTTACCGGTTATGGGATTGTAAAGGGCAGCTACCTTCTGGTAGACGGCTCAGTTCCAGGGCACAAGAACCGGCTGGTGGTGCTTAGAAAGCAGGCAAAGCCAAACAAGGCGCCACTTGCAGTTGCCGAGATTTTGAAGTAATTTTATTCCTTCAGATATCCTAAGTCTGCTATAACAAGCATTTAGATAAAAACTCCAAAATTAGTAAAATCAGATTTCGTTTTCCCCAACTTCTTCGGCAGGCGCCGCTTCCAGGCATCTCCAGTTGACTTCTGCGTTCAGCGTAAACTCATCAATCACGCAGGCGGGGTTGCAGCCCTCAAATGGCTCGTATGGCTCAAGGTCAATCCACCAGCTGTGTGTGAATTCATCATAAGTCACCTCGCCAGTCAATATTCCATTCATGGAGCAGATTGTGTTTTTGGCAGCTTCTATTGCTTCTTCAGGCGTCTGGACCTGGCTTACAGGTGTTTCAGCAACACTCTCAGTAATTGGGGTTTCTTCCGGAAGCGCAAGGTTTGAGCGAACGCAGTAGCCAAGCGCTTCCTGAATCTCCTCTGGCCTTACGCATGTGTAACCGTCGGGGCAGGTAAATCCGGCAATTCCGCCGCACTCGCAGAGGGCTTCACAGGCAAGCGCACATTCTATATCTTCCCTTCCCTGAGTTTCAAGTAGGCACCTGCTTCCGCACTCATTCCAGTTTCCGCCCCACACCTCGCAGGTTTCTTGGTTTAGGTAAGGGTCTTCAATTGGCGGGGGAGCAGGCATCGTGCCTTCAACGAATATTCTTCCATCGGGCGTCCGGCACTCTCTCTGTGGAAAGCTTTCAAGCAGGGTGTATCCTGCAGCAACACATTCATCGAAATTGTTTATGGCTGAAAGCTCGCCGTTGGATATCGATTTTGGCTCCTTAAGATAGCCAAAGGCCATCGTTACGGCGAGTATTCCTATCAAAGCCACCATCGCAATTCCAAATGAGTTGGCCAGGTCGATCTTTGGTTTCGCAGAAAATCTCTTTTTTGGCTTCATAATATATAGTCGGGTATAAAAAAGAAGGTGGTGATTATAACCCAGAATCCCATTGAATTAAAATTCTGGGTCGAAGTGTTTAGCGTACTTCAGGGTACAGTTTATGTATTCCGCCAAGGGGCAGATGTAGCATAATTCTCGAGGCATTATTTCCTGCCCGACTTTGTGCTTTTGGAATTTTTTCTTTGTGTTTTTTGAGAAAATCTGCTGCAGTTTCTATTTCCAGCCCCCTCCTGATTTTTGGGCTCTTGCTACCACGCAATGGAGTCATAATTCCAACCGTTGCATGTATTCCATTGCCATCCAAGTATCTTGCTGCAGAAATGGCATCTCGGATGGCGCTGCATTCTGTTCTCAATATTGTCGGTAGAATACTCTTACCTCTCTTGTTGAGTCCTATGGCAGCATATTCCGAGATATTTATACAGGCCTGTTCGTAGTCCGCTACGATTCCAGTAAGGCAGATATATCTTTACTCTCGAGCAGGCTACGGGGCGTGAAAAAAGGCGGGCGGCTGCCAAGGACAGGTTGCGTGAAGGTATATATCCTTGCCTCTGCCTTAGTTACTTCATTATCTTGGCAATAGCTCACAAAATCCTCTTTGCCGTGGGGCACACCGGTTATATGGTATCTCAGTGACATAATGATACCTCTCAAGCAATTATTGCACCAATCCACCCTTTTACGGCAAATGTCTGGTTTCCGACCACTTTGGCCCCTTGCAGCAACTACCCCGACCCCTTCTCATCTATTTCCTTTACCCCCGCAGTCTCACTCACTCCAAGTAACATTCCAATGTGTGAAAACCCAACTCTCACATTTTGTGTGTCTTCGTATTTTTCAAAAATATATGTCTTGAGCAATATGTTTTATGGTAAATATCCTAAAAAAAGTATTTCTTAGTTTATGTTGTTTCTTAGATATTTATAGAAAACATCCTATCGATTACACCCGGATTTGGCTCAGCTATAAACTCTCACATGTCTTACACTCGTATGATATTTATATTCTTGCAAACTATAAATATTTATATATATACCATATCATATTATGTGGAGCGAAAAAGAAGATACGGCACTAGCATTGTTCCTTAGAGAGAAGCCAGCAAAATTGATGCTTTCTCTTAAGGCAGCAGACAAGAAGCCAAAGTATGTAAACAGGATTTCAAAGGAGATTGACTGCACTTATTCGCACATTATCCGGCTTTTGGATAAGCTTCAGGAGCTTGACCTGGTTAAGTTCACTAAGGTCAAAAGGGTAAAGTATGTAGAGCTTACAGAGACAGGAAAGGACCTTGCTTTGGACCTCGAAAGCGTGGTCAGGCGCCTTTCAAAGATTCAGGAGCACGCGCCTGAAAGGGCACCAAAAACACCTGCAAAGGCCGAGTAGAAGCCACCATCCAACCGATTTTCTTAGCAAAGTTTCAGACTTTGGGCGGTCAGCATTTGACTTTCGAGAAATTCTTGAGTTTTTTGAATTTATCATTAAAGCCACTTTAAACCGCATATTGTCCATTATTAACCGACAAAATACCTCCCCCTTGCTATTTTGGACTCTTGTTCGTCCATAATCCCCCTTATTTACTAGGGATATATAAACGTCTGCTAATTGCCGACAGAATTCATTCAAAAAACAGGGCTATATATATGTATTGTCGGCATATAGTAAATTATGGAAGTCACGCCTTACCACAGCGAGAAAATCAACCTTGGGGAATTCAGCATATCTGATTTTGTTTCGGTTATCTTTCCGGGATCCCAGGCGAAGATGCGGGAGGCCGCCCAGATAATCCTGAGAGAGCTTCTTGAGGAGCAAAAGACCATCAGTGAGATTGTCGAGAAAAACAATCTTCCCCGGGGAACGGCCTACGATGCGGCAAATAAGCTCCAGCGGCTTGGTATTCTGGACAAGGAAGGAAAGTACGCGCCCATGAGAATTTCCTCTAAGTTTTCCCTGTCTTTAGAGCGTCTGGCGGTATGGTATCGGGCACAATTTAGTGTCAAAAAAAGGGGTTAAAACAGCGTTATAATTGTGTGTGGGTTTATAGTTGTTTTTTGTAACATTGTTCACATAATATCTTATCAAAAATATATCCAAACAGACACTATAAATAATGTATATTCTTAAGATATATGTATTCTAGTACAGTTGAATAATTTTTGTCATGATGCCACACCCCAATATTTTGTGAGTGTGAGAGGACATGGTTTTTGGAATTGTGTGGATTGTGTGTGCTGGCAGGGCAACAGTGATAAATGCCGGTTAATTTTGGCTCAATGTGGGCTTTTAAAGGGTTTTTGGTGCTAAAAGCATTTAAGCAAGAGTGAGAAAAGAGGCATATTCGGAAGTGGAAGTAATCTGTTGTTAGCAAAAAAGGAAAGAATCTGGAAAGGAGCCCTAAATTGTGAGACTTCTTCAAGGAAAAGCAACACTTCCTAAGAGGTCAGCTATTTTGAGAAGGCAACTCTTTCTGTAATGAAAGCGACAGAGAGAATCATGAAGCTCGCTATGACTGAAATTACCAGCCGCATCAGGTTTCCCTGAGCGGTAATGTAGGCAAAGGCATTTTCAAACATGATATATGTCGAGAAAGCCAGGGCGTAATAGGTCAGGTACTTGAAGATTTTTCTGTCTCTTCCTCCGACTATAAGGAGTTTTGCAGTTAGGAACGAAAGAACTGAGAATAAATAATATTCCAGCCCGGCATCAACAAATGCAACAGAAGACTTCAGTAAATCTGTCCCCGGAAGGAGGTTATTGTAGGTGTTATACCCCTGAAAGACGCCCACCATGAGAAAAACCGCCGCAAGAGAGTAGAGGAAGAATGATAGCCGACCCTGGGCTAAGGTTGCCTTGAGTTCCCTTACGAAACCCTCCATCATGTCCTCAAGCTGGAAGCCCTTGATTATGAGGTAAACCCCTGTCAGGCCAACTGTAAACCTCCAGGCGATGCTTCCGTAAATGGCGTAAGTGACCAGAACCAGCGCAGGCAAACCAAGCAGGACTCTCTTGTTGCGAGGTTCAGCAAGCAGTTCCTTGAAAAAAGTAAGCATTACGTAATAATCGCTCTCGAGCTTTACGCTTTGCCGGACGATTATACGCTTGACTGAAAGTATTGGCACTCTAGACTGGACAAGCGGCATTATGAACTCATCTTCAGCTCCGTCAGAAACGAATACAACTTTCGACGGCTTGCAGTTCATTATCACTTCCTCGAGCTGCTCGCCCAACACCATGTCTGAGGTGGTCCCCACGCGCCGGTCTCCGGTAATTGTTGCAATAACAACCTTGTGGCCCTGACGGTGCAGCTCATCATACTCTTTTACCGCCCCGAATATGCAGTTGGCATCACTTTCCCCGGGATCTGCAACGGCCAGCTTTTTCGCTGCTTCAAGGTTTTCCTCTTTGCCGATAACTGGACCGCTGATTCCTGTTTTCTCTCCCAGGTCATTGTCCCGGTCAATATTAAGCACGAGTATTCCTCCTTCAGAGCATCTTGGATAGCTTTCAGATTTTTTAGCCGTTCCTCTAGACAGATTGGTTTTTTTATTCATAACCATATTTGTATTGATATATATTGGCCGACTGGATTTTTTGCCTTTGATTTGCTTATTGGCAGTCTTTGCTAGAGTACTCTACGCAATCCCTGTCCCACCAGAACCTTTTTCTTTGCTTGGAAGATTCAGTTTCTGTTTCCAGATTTCCCTCCACCTTGCCCTTTCCTAATTCCATGTGGTAAGCCGGGTGGTCCATCTGCCACCAGTATTTTGTGGATTTTGGCTGTGACTCATACTCGTATCCGACAGGCGCCTTTCCGGACTTGTCAGAAAGAGTGACTTTCAGGCCATCCTCTTCAGAGTACCTGAAGCTTTTGGCTTCACTTGCACCCTTTCCCGATTTCTTGGATGAAACCTCTTCAGCACTTCCGGATTCAAGACCTTCTTCAGACTTTCTTACGGCCTTTTCCTTTTTGCTCTCTCTTTCCTTGTACTTTCTCCAAAGGTATCCCAGAAGAAGTGCCAAAAGGTACAGAAGGAGCAGTATGAAAAGTATCAGTGCAAGCCATACCAGCCAGGAGAAGTCCCCAAAGAAAGCGGCAAAGAATGCGCCTGTTGGAAATGTCCACCTGTCAGAAATGCTTAGCTCTGAGACCATGGTCTTCTCAGACAGCTTTGTTGTGGCGGTGATGCCGAAGTCGAACTTTCCGGTTGTCGAGCCAGGGTTTACGAACATCTGCACAGTTGCCTCCTCGTTTGGAGCAAGCGTGACTGTCTCAGGAAGGTCATACACCCAGTCCTTTATGTTCTCGGAGACTTCAAGCGTGAAAGTGTCCGTGACTTTCCCGGTGTTTCTCACCCTGAACTCGATTTTTGTGTCCTCTCTTGTGTAGAGCCGGTACTGCTTTTCAAGGTAGATTGCGAGGTGTCCGCTTTCCGGCTTTATCTGGAAAGTCTCGCTGGTCTCGTAGTTCTTGTTCCAGGCGGTTATTGTGAGGTCTTCTATGCCCTCTACTTCGTAGTTGAGGTCAAATGTCCTCTGGCTTCCCTTAAGAAGGGTAAAGCTGTTTGTAAACATAACATCAGAGTTCTCGATTTTCACCGTCACTCCATCCTCATAGTATTCACCGCAGTTCTCAACAACGATGCTGAGCTTTGCAGA harbors:
- a CDS encoding flavodoxin family protein produces the protein MPEKILIVYESIHQGNTQKLAEKIGKALKAKAVSADKPGELAPIGDYALVGFGSGIYAGRHGKGLFKFVENLPKLKGKRAFIFSTSTWGESSIEKHHGALRKKLEEKGFRIVGEFACKGFNHWGPFKLIGGMNKGHPDEKDLAAAGEFAEGLATKLSKKRL
- a CDS encoding FAD-dependent oxidoreductase gives rise to the protein MRVVIIGGGTAGTETAFQLRKKDKECEILVLEGGKNTLYSPCSLPYVISGEISHFDSAFVFEERDYKTNGIILILGAKVEKIDRKSKKAIYRFGSEMKEIFYDLLVIATGSISRVPQINGLSGLKYHTLKTVEDAQGIKSEILPGKKALIIGAGYVGTELAYALNEAGVNVSLAEAGERVLANSFDRQIGRKVEEKLRERGITVLTGCAIGEISEGKAVAGDKTIDFDFLVVSGGACANITLARECGLEVGSGIKVNENMQTTDENIFACGDCVECKSFVTGKQIMSQLGSTAVRQAAAVAENLLGGDERFGSVLNASVSKLGELALGSTGLTEGRAKAEGIRAVSATFGGSSRAEYYPGGKPITITLVADAEGKLIGAQVAGCEEVLGRINQLSLAISQKIGLKELSRSEFAYNPCLSPIHDPVEVCAQLCEKKRQILPEK
- a CDS encoding AI-2E family transporter codes for the protein MDEEIRLKRTLASVLIVSLIGILIYAMLPYMAGVFGALIMYVIFRPVYRRISGKHRLPQVIAGIIVIILSLAVVLLPSIFLVSTAYSQINQVLSNSGFVGEAITTIDTLAPDLEIEDNLRQEVKNIKSALGGIIFKTANSMANIVINITLMYFLLYYLLTSEDSFRRKFYSLSPFNKRHTNELIVEFEKVTNTTIVVSGIIAIFQGALIWLCFWYFGLPGALFWGFLGAIFSFLPLLGPHLIWLPVLIIKALQGDYLVAGVFFIVGIVMTISDSVIRPPLQQQMGNIHPVVSLIGVLAGIPVFGLMGVVIGPLLLSYILLMFRMYRQEYLKEPESEGDLNHLPHKEEHTEKG
- the rplC gene encoding 50S ribosomal protein L3 gives rise to the protein MGAPHGPRRGSTQFWPRVRARRIYPRISTWSGSGLQGFAAYKVGMVQYSANETRKNVNYGKDIVKPATVLEIPPVYPIAITFYRKGVRGKRKVGTLFDVKALPKELKKDLKRQFSYKKEDGGKVPESYDEIRLQVSMFPRKIGLKKTPEIFEVGTDFDLEKAKAALGKELKIGEAFAEGDFINVTAITTGKGTAGPVKRFGVKRRNHHSKKGRRRIGTMGPTTPRKVLRTVPRAGQLGFGKRTEINKLILKISDKPEEVNPMAGFTGYGIVKGSYLLVDGSVPGHKNRLVVLRKQAKPNKAPLAVAEILK
- a CDS encoding winged helix DNA-binding protein — protein: MWSEKEDTALALFLREKPAKLMLSLKAADKKPKYVNRISKEIDCTYSHIIRLLDKLQELDLVKFTKVKRVKYVELTETGKDLALDLESVVRRLSKIQEHAPERAPKTPAKAE
- a CDS encoding DUF373 family protein produces the protein MNKKTNLSRGTAKKSESYPRCSEGGILVLNIDRDNDLGEKTGISGPVIGKEENLEAAKKLAVADPGESDANCIFGAVKEYDELHRQGHKVVIATITGDRRVGTTSDMVLGEQLEEVIMNCKPSKVVFVSDGAEDEFIMPLVQSRVPILSVKRIIVRQSVKLESDYYVMLTFFKELLAEPRNKRVLLGLPALVLVTYAIYGSIAWRFTVGLTGVYLIIKGFQLEDMMEGFVRELKATLAQGRLSFFLYSLAAVFLMVGVFQGYNTYNNLLPGTDLLKSSVAFVDAGLEYYLFSVLSFLTAKLLIVGGRDRKIFKYLTYYALAFSTYIMFENAFAYITAQGNLMRLVISVIASFMILSVAFITERVAFSK